A single region of the Enterobacter cloacae complex sp. R_G8 genome encodes:
- a CDS encoding TVP38/TMEM64 family protein, with amino-acid sequence MNIRKIVLLCALLGAVMLTWLTLPPGTLSLETVKTHQQTLLAFVDDSPLQSALFFFALYVVVSALSIPGAAILTLLGGALFTLWEGTLLVSFASTLGATLAMLASRYLLRDWVQRRFAQQMKTVNAGMTRDGAGYLFALRMMPLFPFFLVNLLMGLTRIGVRRYWWVSQLAMLPATVIFLNAGRELGKITSLRDILSPGMLLAFTLLGLLPLVSRWLFSRLPSSFKK; translated from the coding sequence GTGAACATTCGAAAAATTGTCTTACTGTGCGCCCTGCTGGGCGCCGTTATGCTGACGTGGCTCACTCTTCCTCCGGGCACGCTCTCTCTTGAAACCGTCAAAACGCATCAACAGACGTTGCTCGCCTTTGTCGACGACTCCCCCCTGCAAAGTGCGCTGTTCTTTTTTGCGCTCTATGTGGTGGTTTCCGCCCTGTCTATCCCCGGTGCCGCGATACTGACCCTGCTGGGCGGCGCGCTGTTTACGCTGTGGGAAGGGACGCTGCTGGTGTCGTTTGCCTCCACGCTCGGTGCCACGCTCGCGATGCTCGCCAGCCGTTATCTGCTGCGCGACTGGGTTCAGCGACGGTTTGCCCAACAGATGAAAACGGTGAACGCCGGGATGACGCGTGACGGCGCAGGGTATCTTTTCGCCCTGCGCATGATGCCGTTGTTCCCGTTTTTTCTGGTCAATCTGCTGATGGGGCTGACCCGCATTGGGGTGCGCCGGTACTGGTGGGTCAGCCAGCTCGCCATGTTGCCCGCGACGGTTATCTTCCTCAACGCCGGCCGCGAGCTGGGGAAAATCACCTCGCTGCGCGATATTCTGTCGCCGGGCATGCTGTTAGCCTTTACACTACTGGGGTTATTACCGCTGGTGAGCCGATGGCTGTTTTCCCGACTCCCCTCTTCGTTTAAAAAGTGA
- a CDS encoding YnjH family protein, which translates to MNRYVMTALCLMLSAGAQADRMRPDVEVNVPPEVFSSSGQRAQPCNQCCIYQDQNYSEGAVVKADGILLQCQRDERTISTNPLVWRRVKE; encoded by the coding sequence ATGAACCGTTACGTGATGACCGCGTTATGTTTGATGCTGAGCGCAGGCGCGCAGGCTGACCGCATGCGTCCGGATGTGGAAGTGAACGTCCCGCCGGAGGTCTTTAGCTCCAGCGGCCAGAGAGCGCAGCCCTGTAACCAGTGCTGCATCTATCAGGATCAGAACTACTCAGAAGGGGCGGTAGTGAAAGCGGACGGCATCCTGCTGCAGTGCCAGCGCGATGAACGCACCATCAGCACGAACCCGCTGGTCTGGCGTCGCGTAAAAGAATAA
- the xthA gene encoding exodeoxyribonuclease III translates to MKFVSFNINGLRARPHQLEAIVEQHQPDVIGLQETKVHDDMFPLEEVVKLGYNVFYHGQKGHYGVALLTKETPVSVRRGFPGDGEEAQRRIIMAEIPSALGNITVINGYFPQGESRDHETKFPAKAKFYQDLQDYLTTELKKENPVLIMGDMNISPTDLDIGIGEENRKRWLRTGKCSFLPEEREWMDRLLSWGLVDTFRTANPDTQDRFSWFDYRSKGFDDNRGLRIDLLLASSPLAERCIETGIDYDIRSMEKPSDHAPVWAKFKL, encoded by the coding sequence ATGAAATTTGTCTCTTTTAATATCAACGGCCTGCGTGCCCGCCCTCACCAGCTTGAAGCGATTGTTGAGCAACATCAGCCTGATGTGATCGGCCTGCAGGAGACAAAAGTTCACGACGATATGTTCCCCCTCGAAGAGGTGGTGAAACTCGGTTACAACGTTTTTTATCATGGGCAGAAAGGCCATTACGGCGTTGCCCTGCTGACCAAAGAGACGCCGGTTTCCGTCCGCCGCGGCTTCCCGGGTGATGGCGAAGAAGCGCAGCGCCGGATCATCATGGCGGAAATTCCTTCAGCGCTCGGCAACATTACCGTGATCAACGGCTATTTCCCGCAGGGAGAGAGCCGTGACCATGAGACCAAATTCCCGGCAAAAGCGAAGTTTTATCAGGATCTGCAGGATTACCTGACCACCGAACTGAAAAAAGAGAATCCGGTGCTGATCATGGGCGACATGAATATTAGCCCGACCGATCTGGATATCGGCATTGGTGAAGAGAACCGCAAACGCTGGTTGCGCACCGGTAAATGTTCGTTCCTGCCGGAAGAGCGTGAGTGGATGGATCGCCTGCTGAGCTGGGGTCTGGTGGATACCTTCCGCACGGCCAACCCGGACACCCAGGATCGCTTCTCGTGGTTTGATTACCGCTCAAAAGGCTTTGACGACAACCGCGGGCTGCGCATAGACCTGCTGCTGGCCAGCTCCCCGCTGGCAGAACGCTGCATTGAAACCGGGATCGACTACGATATCCGCAGCATGGAAAAACCGTCGGACCACGCGCCGGTATGGGCGAAATTCAAGCTGTAA
- a CDS encoding CDP-alcohol phosphatidyltransferase family protein: MLDRHIHPRVKPALNGLASWLDKPGITPDGLTLTGFAAGVLTLPFLALGWYPAALVAIVVNRLLDGLDGALARRRGLTDAGGFLDIALDFLFYALVPFGFALAAPAENALAAAWLLFAFIGTGSSFLAFAALAAKHNIDNPGYAHKSFYYIGGLTEGTETIVLFVLCCLFPAHFTLLAWVFGALCWLTTTTRIWSGYLTLRSLTP; the protein is encoded by the coding sequence ATGCTTGATCGACATATTCATCCCCGGGTAAAGCCCGCCCTTAACGGGCTGGCCTCCTGGCTGGATAAACCCGGCATCACGCCCGATGGCTTAACGTTGACCGGATTTGCCGCAGGCGTGCTGACGCTACCGTTTCTGGCGCTTGGCTGGTATCCGGCGGCCCTGGTCGCCATTGTGGTTAATCGCCTGCTCGATGGCCTGGACGGCGCACTGGCACGCCGCAGAGGGCTGACGGATGCGGGCGGGTTTCTGGATATCGCGCTCGATTTTTTGTTCTACGCGCTGGTGCCGTTTGGTTTTGCCCTCGCGGCTCCCGCTGAGAATGCGCTGGCCGCGGCCTGGCTACTGTTCGCCTTTATCGGAACCGGCAGCAGCTTTCTGGCCTTTGCTGCACTGGCGGCGAAACACAATATCGATAACCCCGGCTATGCGCACAAGTCGTTTTACTATATCGGCGGATTAACAGAAGGGACGGAGACCATCGTGTTGTTTGTGTTGTGCTGCCTGTTTCCGGCACACTTCACGCTTCTCGCGTGGGTATTTGGCGCGTTGTGCTGGCTGACCACCACAACGCGCATCTGGAGCGGGTATCTCACGCTACGCTCACTCACGCCCTAG
- a CDS encoding thiamine ABC transporter permease, with amino-acid sequence MAASLRHPLSALIWLAMVAVYLPLVPASAMLLIPAMSAENWQRLFDDPQIPQALAATLVSTLIATLGALFIALIFVTTLWPGEHWRRLCTRLPWLLAVPHVAFATSVLLTFAEGGLFYQLCTRCSPMLDRYGIGLGLTLAVKESAFVLWAIYAVLPETRLARQNVVLQTLGYGRLQRLCWLVIPEIAPALGATMLAVLAWSLAVVDVAIILGPGNPPTLAVLAWQWLTQGDVQQQTKGTLLCLLMLALLAVLSVLGFGIWKAWRRTLPALTGVRRTLPLAPPARMLSGILPACGILCAGVLLMLAQWDDVSAVRASLSFGLLASLIALIMILLWLEWGPRRGALWVWLPLALPALPLVSGQYRVALWLDIDGQYAAVLWSHLLWVLPWMLLILQPAWRRIDPRLLLTARTLGWRRTKVFCLIKCPLLFRPALLAFATGFSVSMAQYMPTLWLGAGRFSTLTTETVALSSGGSIPILANRALWLLLVTGAVFGVAALLSRLAGHYRRGLR; translated from the coding sequence ATGGCTGCGTCGTTACGGCACCCGCTGAGCGCACTCATCTGGCTGGCGATGGTGGCAGTGTATCTGCCGCTTGTTCCCGCCAGCGCCATGCTGCTGATCCCGGCCATGTCGGCGGAAAACTGGCAACGTCTGTTTGATGATCCGCAGATCCCGCAGGCGCTTGCCGCCACCCTGGTATCCACGTTGATTGCCACTCTCGGCGCCCTGTTTATCGCCCTGATTTTCGTCACCACGCTCTGGCCCGGCGAGCACTGGCGTCGTCTGTGTACCCGTTTGCCGTGGCTGCTGGCCGTTCCCCACGTTGCCTTCGCCACCAGCGTGTTGCTGACCTTTGCCGAAGGCGGTCTGTTTTATCAGCTCTGTACGCGCTGCTCCCCGATGTTGGATCGCTACGGGATTGGGTTAGGGCTGACCCTCGCCGTCAAGGAGAGCGCCTTCGTGCTGTGGGCGATATACGCGGTGTTACCTGAAACCCGACTGGCCCGCCAGAATGTCGTGTTGCAGACCCTGGGATACGGGCGGCTCCAGCGGCTGTGCTGGCTGGTGATCCCGGAGATCGCCCCGGCGCTGGGTGCCACAATGCTGGCGGTGCTCGCCTGGTCCCTCGCTGTTGTGGATGTCGCCATCATCCTGGGGCCAGGGAATCCTCCTACCCTGGCGGTACTGGCCTGGCAGTGGCTGACGCAGGGCGACGTACAGCAGCAAACGAAAGGAACGCTGCTCTGCCTGCTGATGCTCGCGCTGCTGGCCGTGCTTTCGGTGCTGGGGTTCGGTATCTGGAAAGCGTGGCGTCGCACGTTGCCTGCGCTGACAGGGGTGCGACGCACGTTACCCCTCGCGCCGCCCGCCCGTATGCTCAGCGGAATCCTCCCCGCATGCGGCATCCTTTGCGCCGGAGTGCTGCTGATGCTGGCCCAGTGGGATGATGTTAGCGCCGTGCGTGCCAGTTTATCGTTCGGCCTGCTCGCCAGCCTGATCGCCCTGATCATGATACTGCTCTGGCTGGAATGGGGGCCGCGGCGTGGTGCGCTGTGGGTCTGGCTCCCGCTCGCCCTTCCTGCGCTGCCGCTGGTTTCCGGGCAATACAGGGTGGCGTTATGGCTGGATATCGACGGGCAGTACGCCGCCGTGCTCTGGAGCCATCTGCTGTGGGTGCTGCCGTGGATGCTGCTGATACTGCAACCCGCCTGGCGGCGCATCGATCCGCGGCTTCTCCTCACGGCCAGAACGCTTGGCTGGCGGCGGACAAAAGTCTTCTGCCTGATCAAATGTCCCCTGCTGTTTCGCCCCGCGCTGCTGGCGTTTGCAACCGGCTTTTCGGTCAGCATGGCGCAATACATGCCAACACTCTGGCTCGGCGCGGGGCGTTTCAGCACCCTTACCACCGAAACCGTGGCGCTCAGCAGCGGCGGCAGCATCCCGATTCTGGCTAACCGGGCGCTGTGGCTGCTGTTGGTGACAGGGGCCGTCTTCGGCGTTGCCGCACTGTTATCCCGGCTCGCAGGCCATTACCGACGAGGATTACGTTAA
- a CDS encoding carboxymuconolactone decarboxylase family protein, producing the protein MKETSTWVAPVESLPASLKPIAAMQKKHFGAVLNPTRWWGRMPRLFWLVALFVGFLERRNARLTPVLRSLLMTRVSQLCHCAFCIDANSLRLAERAGALDKVQAVSQWRDAALFNEQERAALAYAEAVTATPPQVDEALKCELKRLFTDETISEMTALIAFQNLSARFNAALDIPSQGLCDTFKGKPHA; encoded by the coding sequence GTGAAAGAGACATCGACCTGGGTTGCCCCGGTTGAATCCCTTCCCGCCAGCCTCAAACCGATTGCCGCCATGCAGAAAAAACACTTTGGCGCAGTGCTTAACCCCACGCGCTGGTGGGGACGCATGCCGCGCCTGTTCTGGCTGGTGGCGCTGTTTGTCGGGTTTCTGGAGCGACGCAACGCCCGCCTGACGCCGGTGCTGCGCTCGCTGCTGATGACGCGGGTATCGCAACTTTGTCACTGTGCGTTTTGTATTGATGCCAACAGTCTGCGTCTGGCCGAACGCGCGGGCGCGCTGGATAAAGTGCAGGCCGTGAGCCAGTGGCGTGACGCTGCGCTTTTTAATGAACAGGAGCGCGCGGCGCTGGCCTATGCGGAGGCCGTGACCGCCACGCCGCCGCAGGTGGATGAGGCGCTCAAATGCGAGCTCAAACGCCTTTTTACCGATGAGACGATTAGTGAAATGACGGCGCTGATTGCGTTTCAAAACCTTTCGGCCCGCTTTAATGCCGCCCTTGATATCCCGTCGCAGGGACTGTGCGACACGTTTAAAGGAAAGCCGCATGCTTGA
- a CDS encoding ABC transporter substrate-binding protein — translation MRFCAFLTGLLLTAPLCAADNWHVIQQQAKGQTVWFNAWGGDQAVNRYLDWVSGEMKTHYAINLNIVHLADAADAVKRIQTEAAAGRKTHGSVDLLWVNGENFRTLKEANLLQTGWAQTLPNWRYVDTNKPVTEDFALPTEGAESPWGGAQLTFIARKASMPTPPSDPQALLAWAQQHPGKISYPRPPDFTGTAFLEQLLLTLTSRPDALKRAPDDTFAQVTAPLWNYLDRLHPLLWREGKDFPPSPARMDTLLARGSLDLSLTFNPAHALQKVASGELPSDSYSFGFRNGMIGNVHFVAIPANASASAGAKVVANFLLSPQAQIRKADPAIWGDPSVLQANTLPADEAKQLQAHTPQGLPRMLAEPHAAWVNALEQEWLRRYGTR, via the coding sequence GTGCGTTTTTGCGCGTTTCTGACCGGTCTGCTGCTGACCGCCCCTCTGTGTGCCGCCGACAACTGGCACGTTATCCAACAACAGGCCAAAGGCCAGACCGTCTGGTTTAACGCCTGGGGAGGCGATCAGGCGGTGAACCGCTACCTCGACTGGGTCAGCGGTGAGATGAAAACGCACTACGCCATCAACCTCAACATTGTCCATCTGGCCGATGCGGCGGACGCGGTAAAACGGATCCAGACAGAAGCCGCCGCAGGGCGTAAGACCCACGGTTCAGTCGATCTATTGTGGGTTAACGGTGAAAATTTTCGCACGCTGAAAGAGGCTAACCTGCTGCAAACCGGGTGGGCGCAGACGCTGCCTAACTGGCGCTATGTCGATACAAACAAACCTGTCACGGAAGATTTCGCCCTGCCAACCGAGGGCGCAGAATCTCCGTGGGGTGGCGCGCAGCTCACCTTTATCGCCCGCAAAGCGAGCATGCCGACTCCGCCGTCAGATCCGCAGGCATTACTGGCCTGGGCGCAGCAGCATCCGGGTAAAATCAGCTATCCCCGTCCGCCAGATTTCACCGGCACCGCGTTTCTTGAGCAGTTGCTTTTGACGCTCACTTCCCGGCCTGATGCGCTGAAACGCGCGCCCGATGACACCTTTGCGCAGGTTACCGCGCCGCTCTGGAACTATCTCGACAGACTCCACCCGCTGCTGTGGCGAGAAGGAAAAGATTTTCCGCCTTCTCCTGCGCGGATGGATACCCTGCTTGCCCGCGGCAGCCTGGACCTGTCGCTAACCTTTAACCCGGCACATGCACTGCAAAAAGTGGCCAGCGGTGAACTGCCATCCGACAGCTACAGCTTTGGTTTTCGCAACGGGATGATCGGTAACGTTCATTTTGTTGCCATCCCGGCGAACGCCAGCGCCAGCGCGGGGGCGAAGGTGGTTGCCAATTTCCTGCTCTCACCTCAGGCGCAGATCCGCAAAGCCGACCCGGCTATCTGGGGCGATCCTAGCGTACTGCAGGCGAATACGCTGCCCGCAGATGAAGCAAAACAGCTTCAGGCCCACACGCCACAAGGGCTTCCGCGGATGCTTGCGGAGCCGCACGCTGCCTGGGTTAACGCGCTGGAGCAGGAATGGCTGCGTCGTTACGGCACCCGCTGA
- a CDS encoding sulfurtransferase, whose amino-acid sequence MKRVSQLTALALLCGLASLSCMAADMPHSLTLAQLQEQHGAAIDTRASAFYNGWPQTLSGPSGHEPAAINLSATWLSAMSDDQIARWAKQHQLTPTTPLALYGSDADNQAVSARLRKSGYTRISLLSDALQAPDRLQRLPHFEQLVYPQWIHQLSQGKPVAAAPAGDWKVIEAAWGAPKFYLLNHIPGAGYIDTNEVESEPLWNKVSDDKLKAMLAKHGIRHDTTVILYGRDVYAAARVAQIMLYAGVKDVRILDGGWKAWSEANLPVERGMPADVKPAPDFGAPIPGQPQLMVDMAQARGMLHRQDASLVSIRSWPEFTGETSGYSYIKPKGEIAGARWGHAGSDATHMEDFHNPDGTMRSADDISAMWKSWNILPEQHVAFYCGTGWRASEGFMYARAMGWKNVAVYDGGWYEWSSHPQNPVSSGERGPDSSR is encoded by the coding sequence ATGAAACGTGTTTCTCAACTGACCGCGCTGGCCCTGCTCTGCGGCCTCGCCTCACTCTCTTGCATGGCCGCTGATATGCCACACTCGCTCACACTGGCTCAGCTCCAGGAACAGCACGGCGCGGCGATCGATACCCGTGCCAGTGCGTTTTATAACGGCTGGCCGCAAACGCTGAGCGGCCCCTCCGGGCACGAGCCCGCCGCGATCAATCTCTCCGCCACCTGGCTGAGCGCGATGAGCGACGACCAGATTGCCCGCTGGGCAAAACAGCATCAGCTTACCCCCACAACACCCCTCGCCCTCTACGGCAGTGACGCGGATAACCAGGCGGTGAGCGCCCGGCTCAGAAAATCCGGCTATACCCGGATTTCACTCCTCAGCGATGCCCTACAGGCCCCCGATCGTCTGCAGCGCCTGCCGCACTTTGAACAGCTCGTTTATCCGCAGTGGATCCACCAGCTTTCGCAGGGTAAACCGGTGGCAGCCGCCCCGGCCGGTGACTGGAAAGTGATTGAAGCTGCCTGGGGTGCGCCGAAGTTCTATCTGCTGAACCACATTCCCGGCGCGGGTTATATTGATACCAATGAAGTGGAAAGCGAGCCGCTGTGGAATAAGGTTTCTGACGACAAACTGAAAGCGATGCTGGCAAAACACGGGATCCGTCACGATACCACCGTCATTCTGTATGGTCGCGATGTCTATGCCGCCGCCCGCGTGGCACAAATTATGCTCTACGCGGGCGTGAAGGACGTGCGTATTCTTGATGGTGGCTGGAAAGCGTGGTCAGAGGCCAACCTGCCGGTGGAAAGAGGGATGCCTGCTGATGTCAAACCCGCCCCCGATTTCGGCGCGCCGATCCCCGGTCAGCCACAGCTGATGGTCGATATGGCGCAGGCGCGCGGGATGCTGCATCGCCAGGATGCCTCGCTGGTCAGCATTCGCTCGTGGCCGGAGTTTACTGGCGAAACCAGCGGCTACAGTTACATCAAACCCAAAGGTGAAATCGCCGGGGCCCGCTGGGGTCATGCCGGAAGCGATGCCACCCATATGGAAGATTTCCATAACCCGGACGGCACTATGCGCAGCGCCGATGACATCTCCGCCATGTGGAAAAGCTGGAACATCCTGCCGGAACAGCACGTGGCCTTTTATTGCGGTACCGGCTGGCGAGCTTCTGAGGGCTTTATGTATGCCCGGGCGATGGGCTGGAAAAACGTCGCCGTCTATGACGGTGGCTGGTACGAATGGAGCAGCCACCCGCAAAACCCGGTGTCGTCTGGCGAACGCGGACCCGACAGTTCGCGCTAG
- a CDS encoding aspartate aminotransferase family protein, with amino-acid sequence MSLSITRENFDEWMMPVYAPAAFIPVRGEGSRLWDQQGKEYIDFAGGIAVNALGHAHPALRQALNDQAAKFWHTGNGYTNEPALRLAKKLIDATFAEKVFFCNSGAEANEAALKLARKYAHDKFGVHKSGIVAFKNAFHGRTLFTVSAGGQPSYSQDFAPLPPDIRHGIYNDLQSASELINDTTCAVIVEPMQGEGGVLPAQKAFLQGLRELCDRHNAVLIFDEVQTGVGRTGELYAYMHYGVTPDVLSTAKALGGGFPIGAMLTTDKFASVMVVGTHGTTYGGNPLATAVAGQVLDIINTPEVLKGVKQRHDWFVERLNAINSKTGLFKEIRGLGLLIGCELTPEFAGKAKLISQEAAKQGVMVLIAGANVVRFAPALIVSEEEVSTGLDRFALACERVKSGVSS; translated from the coding sequence ATGTCTCTGTCAATTACGCGTGAAAATTTCGATGAATGGATGATGCCGGTTTACGCTCCGGCGGCTTTTATTCCGGTACGTGGGGAAGGCTCGCGCCTGTGGGATCAGCAGGGCAAAGAGTACATCGACTTTGCAGGGGGGATTGCGGTTAACGCGCTGGGCCATGCACACCCGGCGCTGCGCCAGGCGTTAAACGACCAGGCGGCAAAGTTCTGGCATACCGGTAATGGCTATACCAACGAACCGGCGCTGCGTCTGGCGAAAAAACTGATCGACGCGACCTTTGCGGAGAAAGTCTTTTTCTGTAACTCGGGCGCGGAGGCGAACGAAGCGGCGCTGAAGCTGGCACGCAAATATGCGCACGATAAATTCGGGGTGCATAAAAGCGGGATTGTGGCCTTTAAGAACGCGTTCCATGGCCGTACGCTCTTTACCGTCAGCGCAGGAGGCCAGCCGTCCTACTCGCAGGACTTTGCGCCGCTGCCGCCGGATATCCGCCACGGGATATATAACGATCTGCAGTCTGCCAGCGAGTTGATTAACGACACCACCTGCGCGGTGATCGTCGAGCCAATGCAGGGGGAAGGCGGTGTGCTGCCCGCCCAGAAAGCGTTCCTGCAGGGGCTGCGTGAACTGTGCGATCGTCATAACGCGGTACTGATTTTCGACGAAGTGCAGACCGGCGTAGGCCGTACCGGTGAGCTGTATGCGTATATGCACTACGGTGTGACGCCGGACGTTCTCTCAACGGCGAAAGCGCTGGGCGGCGGCTTCCCGATTGGCGCGATGCTGACCACCGATAAATTCGCCAGCGTTATGGTCGTGGGCACGCATGGCACCACCTATGGCGGTAATCCGCTGGCAACGGCCGTGGCCGGACAGGTTCTCGATATCATCAATACCCCGGAAGTGCTGAAGGGGGTTAAACAACGTCACGACTGGTTTGTGGAGCGTCTGAACGCCATTAACAGCAAGACCGGTCTGTTTAAAGAGATTCGCGGCCTGGGGCTGTTAATTGGCTGCGAACTGACGCCGGAGTTTGCCGGAAAAGCTAAACTTATTTCACAGGAAGCGGCGAAACAGGGCGTGATGGTGCTGATTGCCGGTGCCAACGTGGTGCGTTTTGCCCCTGCGCTGATTGTCAGCGAGGAAGAGGTGAGCACCGGTTTAGACCGTTTTGCGCTGGCCTGTGAACGTGTGAAATCCGGGGTGTCATCATGA
- a CDS encoding pyrimidine (deoxy)nucleoside triphosphate diphosphatase: protein MLKTLDVVAAIIEKDNKILLAQRPMHADQPGLWEFAGGKVEAGETQPEALIRELQEELGIHAHPSHYVASHQREVSQRLINLHAWHVPHFSGELTAHYHSALVWCTPEEAFDYPLAPADIPLLEAFILLRDARPAGSC from the coding sequence ATGCTGAAAACACTCGATGTCGTTGCGGCAATCATCGAAAAAGACAATAAAATTTTACTGGCGCAGCGCCCCATGCATGCCGATCAGCCGGGCCTGTGGGAGTTTGCCGGTGGAAAGGTGGAAGCCGGAGAAACGCAGCCCGAGGCGCTGATCCGCGAGTTGCAGGAGGAGTTGGGGATCCACGCGCATCCGTCGCACTACGTCGCAAGCCACCAGCGGGAAGTGTCGCAGCGGCTTATCAATTTGCACGCCTGGCACGTTCCCCACTTCAGCGGTGAGCTAACGGCGCACTACCACAGCGCCCTGGTGTGGTGTACGCCTGAAGAGGCGTTTGACTACCCCTTAGCCCCGGCGGATATTCCGCTGCTGGAAGCCTTTATTCTTTTACGCGACGCCAGACCAGCGGGTTCGTGCTGA
- a CDS encoding ATP-binding cassette domain-containing protein — protein MLKVNNLTIVPLFREVNFYVPRGEIVTLMGPSGSGKSTLFSWMVGALSDDFQAQGELWLDDRRCDGLPVEQRGIGILFQDALLFDQYSVGQNLLLALPARITGRARRERVQQALDSAGLNHHYASDPATLSGGERARVSLLRALLAEPQALLLDEPFSRLDKLLRSSFRTWVFDALRARDIPVVLVTHDEEDIPPGGEVIEISRWQ, from the coding sequence ATGCTGAAGGTCAACAATCTCACCATTGTACCGCTGTTCCGTGAAGTTAACTTTTATGTCCCTCGCGGTGAAATCGTCACCCTGATGGGGCCGTCCGGCAGCGGGAAATCGACCCTGTTCTCATGGATGGTTGGGGCACTGTCTGACGACTTTCAGGCGCAGGGCGAGCTGTGGCTTGACGATCGCCGCTGTGACGGGCTGCCTGTCGAGCAACGCGGGATCGGGATTCTCTTTCAGGACGCTCTGCTGTTTGACCAGTACAGCGTCGGGCAAAATCTGCTGCTGGCGTTACCGGCGCGAATAACCGGACGCGCACGCCGGGAAAGGGTGCAACAGGCCCTGGATTCAGCCGGGCTAAATCACCACTATGCCAGCGATCCGGCCACGCTGTCCGGCGGGGAGCGCGCCAGGGTGAGCCTGCTGCGGGCTCTGCTTGCCGAACCACAGGCGTTGTTGCTGGACGAACCGTTTAGCCGCCTGGATAAATTACTGCGGTCGTCCTTTCGGACATGGGTGTTTGATGCCCTGCGCGCACGTGATATCCCGGTGGTGCTGGTCACGCATGACGAGGAAGATATTCCGCCGGGTGGTGAGGTGATTGAGATTTCTCGCTGGCAATAA